A single window of Haemorhous mexicanus isolate bHaeMex1 chromosome 28, bHaeMex1.pri, whole genome shotgun sequence DNA harbors:
- the LOC132339053 gene encoding vasoactive intestinal polypeptide receptor 1-like translates to MRDPWQPPRPRSLLLLLLLLPTLQVQGTHPDCSIVLHFQELEKECLQRIRSESHGPGQAGQGCPTEWDGVSCWPALPLGQSRGVACPEILSVFKKSKGLIQRNCTEWGWSPPSPPYHSACQLETPGSNNDTEAKRGHFVTMKVLYTCGYSTSLAALLLAIGIFCCFRKLHCTRNSIHIHFFTSFILRGTAVFIKDRVLFSDESLDHCTMATVTCKAAITFFHYSVLANFYWLLVEGLYLQTLLLLTFTCDRSYTWGYVLMGWGVPMVTVGVWVLTRLQYDNHGCWDDYSSVYWWVIKAPILLAIFVNFLIFLNVTRMLAQKIRCPDLSRTHKQQYMRLTKSTLLLIPLFGVHYVVFALFPEHVGVDARLYFELVLGSYQGFLVALLYCFLNGEVQAEIRRNWGTWQRSMESNVFNLATQDFTA, encoded by the exons ATGAGGGATCCCTGGCAGCCGCCTCGGCCCCgctcgctgctgctgctgctgctgctcctccccacgCTCCAG GTGCAGGGGACTCATCCCGACTGCTCCATCGTCCTGcacttccaggagctggagaaggaatgtCTGCAGAGGATCCGGAGTGAGAGCCATGGCCCGGGGCAAGCAGGACAGG gctgcccgACCGAGTGGGACGGGGTCAGCTGCTGGCCCGCCCTGCCCCTTGGCCAGTCCCGAGGTGTCGCCTGTCCCGAGATCCTGAGCGTCTTCAAGAAGTCCAAAG ggctgatccaGAGGAACTGCACCgagtggggctggagcccccccagccccccctaCCACAGCGCCTGCCAGCTGGAGACCCCTGGCAGCAACAATGACACTGAGGCCAAG AGAGGCCACTTTGTCACCATGAAGGTGCTCTACACCTGTGGCTACTCCACATCGCTGGCAGCGCTGCTCCTGGCCATTGGCATCTTCTGCTGTttcag GAAGCTGCACTGCACCAGGAATTCCATCCACATCCACTTCTTCACCTCCTTCATCCTGCGGGGCACAGCCGTGTTCATCAAGGACCGCGTGCTCTTCTCGGACGAGTCCCTCGACCACTGCACAATGGCCACA GTGACCTGCAAGGCAGCCATCACCTTCTTCCATTACTCAGTGCTGGCCAACTTCTACTGGCTGCTGGTGGAGGGGCTGTACCTGCAgacgctgctgctgctcaccttcACCTGCGACAGGAGCTACACCTGGGGCTACGTCCTCATGGGCTGGG GTGTCCCCATGGTTACAGTCGGGGTGTGGGTGCTCACCAGGCTCCAGTACGACAACCACGG GTGCTGGGATGACTACTCCAGTGTGTACTGGTGGGTGATCAAAGCTCCCATCCTCCTGGCCATATTT GTGAACTTCCTTATCTTCCTCAACGTCACCAGGATGCTGGCACAGAAGATCCGGTGCCCGGACCTCAGCAGAACCCACAAGCAGCAGTACAT GAGGCTGACCAAGTCCACGCTGCTGCTCATCCCCCTCTTCGGGGTGCACTACGTGGTGTTCGCGCTCTTCCCCGAGCATGTGGGCGTGGATGCCCGGCTCTACTTCGAGCTGGTGCTCGGCTCCTACCAG GGCTTCCTGGTGGCTCTGCTCTACTGTTTCCTCAACGGGGAG GTCCAGGCTGAGATCAGAAGGAACTGGGGCACGTGGCAAAGGTCCATGGAGAGCAACGTCTTCAACCTGGCCACCCAGGACTTCACGGCGTGA